One segment of Hemicordylus capensis ecotype Gifberg chromosome 8, rHemCap1.1.pri, whole genome shotgun sequence DNA contains the following:
- the SPA17 gene encoding sperm surface protein Sp17, with product MAIPFSNTTQRIPPGFANLLEGLAREVLRNQPEDIPTFAAKYFETLLIEREKTGYDPAEWGAKLDDRYYNNRAFNELAPPGGDSKTEEKKEESAAKPEGEDAAKKANAEEYGDVSLTEEQAATRIQSVYRGFKTRKEGKLSSENVYPANQEEMSEPDPKGTSEPDPKGTSEPDPKGTSEPDPKGTSEPDPKGTSEPDPKEMSEPVKAEGTTEPAKEEQP from the exons ATGGCGATTCCATTCTCCAATACCACTCAACGCATTCCTCCAGGATTTGCAAATCTGCTCGAAGGGCTTGCCAGGGAAGTCTTGAGGAACCAGCCTGAAGATATACCAACATTTGCAGCCAAGTATTTTGAAACTCTCCTCATTGAAAGAGAAA AAACTGGATACGACCCAGCTGAGTGGGGAGCTAAGCTAGATGACCGATACTACAATAACCGGGCTTTCAAT GAACTTGCACCACCAGGAGGTGATAGTaaaacagaagaaaagaaggaagaatctgctgcaaagcCA GAGGGAGAAGATGCAGCAAAGAAAGCAAATGCTGAGGAATATGGTGATGTGAGCTTAACGGAAGAGCAAGCGGCTACAAGAATCCAATCGGTCTATAGGGGATTCAAAacaagaaaagaaggaaagctaTCCTCAGAAAATGTGTACCCAGCAAACCAGGAAGAGATGAGCGAGCCGGACCCAAAAGGGACGAGCGAGCCGGACCCCAAAGGGACGAGCGAGCCGGACCCCAAAGGGACGAGCGAGCCGGACCCCAAAGGGACGAGCGAGCCGGACCCCAAAGGGACGAGCGAGCCGGACCCCAAAGAGATGAGTGAGCCTGTCAAAGCAGAAGGAACGACTGAGCCTGCGAAAGAAGAGCAGCCATAA